A window of Azospirillum lipoferum 4B contains these coding sequences:
- a CDS encoding methyl-accepting chemotaxis protein has product MISALRGIRGRLLLLPLITVLALVGAGAMTARSLGTVMMEERQARARVAVETVASIIERFEQRAASGELPVAEAQKLALDIARSARYDGTEYALILDRKGNILAHLNPQVEGKAMWDSTDKTGRLFVRDEIAAAESGGGYSSFFFPKPGSSDPVEKSAYSKLTKGWGWVVSSGVYLDTVAAARLQTMLNIATVIAVLAAISLGLAVWIGRRITTPILQLTQATNRISTGDLSVAIGHQDRGDEVGTLARALEEFKRNGLEVRRLQAEAEAQKERTEAERRAALLDMAARFEARVMGVVGAVAAASHQMESTATGMAAAADRSGIQAHAVSQASEQASSNVNTVAAATEELFASIAEIGRQVSMSTSVAGRAVDEAAKIDGMIQSLASAAQEIGQVVELINAIAGQTNLLALNATIEAARAGEHGKGFAVVASEVKALANQTARATDDIQAKVLEIQQFTGSTVTAVQGIGATITSVSDIATAIASAVEQQSAATKDIGANIQQAARHTAEVNSNIAGVAQTVGQTGTAASGVLEAASGLVRETVKLRSEVEDFLSTVRAA; this is encoded by the coding sequence ATGATTTCCGCATTGCGTGGCATCCGGGGACGCCTGCTGCTGCTGCCCCTGATCACCGTCCTGGCGCTGGTCGGCGCCGGGGCCATGACCGCTAGGTCGCTCGGCACCGTGATGATGGAGGAACGCCAAGCCCGCGCCCGCGTCGCGGTGGAGACGGTGGCTTCCATCATCGAGCGGTTCGAACAGCGCGCCGCGTCCGGCGAGCTGCCGGTCGCCGAGGCGCAGAAGCTGGCGCTCGACATCGCGCGGTCGGCCCGCTACGACGGGACGGAATATGCGCTGATCCTCGACCGCAAGGGCAACATCCTGGCCCACCTGAACCCGCAGGTCGAAGGCAAGGCGATGTGGGACAGCACCGACAAGACCGGCCGGCTGTTCGTGCGCGACGAGATCGCGGCGGCCGAATCCGGCGGCGGCTATTCCTCCTTCTTCTTTCCCAAGCCCGGTTCCAGCGACCCGGTGGAGAAGTCGGCCTATTCCAAGCTGACCAAGGGTTGGGGCTGGGTCGTCAGCTCCGGCGTCTATCTCGACACCGTGGCCGCCGCGCGCCTGCAGACCATGCTGAACATCGCCACCGTGATCGCGGTGCTGGCAGCGATCAGCCTCGGTCTCGCCGTCTGGATCGGCCGGCGCATCACCACCCCCATCCTGCAGCTGACCCAGGCCACCAACCGCATTTCCACCGGTGACCTGTCGGTCGCCATCGGCCACCAGGATCGTGGGGACGAGGTCGGCACGCTCGCCCGCGCGCTGGAGGAGTTCAAGCGCAACGGCCTGGAGGTGCGCCGCCTGCAGGCTGAGGCCGAGGCGCAGAAGGAGCGCACGGAGGCCGAACGCCGCGCCGCCCTGCTCGACATGGCCGCCCGGTTCGAGGCGCGCGTGATGGGGGTGGTGGGTGCCGTCGCCGCGGCGTCCCACCAGATGGAAAGCACCGCCACCGGCATGGCCGCCGCCGCCGACCGCTCCGGCATCCAGGCGCATGCGGTGTCGCAGGCGTCCGAGCAGGCCAGCAGCAACGTCAACACCGTCGCCGCCGCGACGGAAGAGCTGTTCGCCTCCATCGCCGAGATCGGCCGTCAGGTCAGCATGTCCACCTCCGTCGCCGGCCGCGCGGTGGACGAGGCTGCGAAGATCGACGGCATGATCCAGAGTCTTGCGTCGGCCGCCCAGGAGATCGGGCAGGTGGTGGAGCTGATCAACGCCATCGCCGGCCAGACCAACCTGCTGGCGCTGAACGCCACCATCGAAGCGGCCCGCGCCGGCGAACACGGCAAGGGCTTCGCCGTTGTGGCGTCGGAGGTGAAGGCTCTCGCCAACCAGACCGCCCGCGCCACCGACGACATCCAGGCCAAGGTGCTGGAAATCCAGCAGTTCACCGGCAGCACGGTGACGGCGGTGCAGGGCATAGGCGCCACCATCACCTCGGTCAGCGACATCGCCACCGCCATCGCCTCCGCGGTGGAACAGCAGAGCGCCGCCACCAAGGACATCGGCGCCAACATACAGCAGGCCGCCCGCCACACGGCGGAGGTCAACAGCAACATCGCCGGCGTCGCCCAGACCGTCGGGCAGACCGGCACCGCCGCCTCGGGCGTGCTGGAGGCCGCCAGCGGTCTGGTGCGCGAGACCGTCAAGCTGCGCAGCGAGGTCGAGGATTTCCTCTCGACCGTCCGCGCCGCCTGA